In Thunnus thynnus chromosome 13, fThuThy2.1, whole genome shotgun sequence, the following proteins share a genomic window:
- the shroom1 gene encoding protein Shroom1 isoform X1: protein MDSYNFHFERMSNVDLHPLSLPVSRLSPAKSNSSIVDQFAHHQHGKGDSAYSSFSGGSTAPDYPSPFLPDDLQSSSFSHYADLKYVKSIYHPNQVLQSDSKTMDQFYRSVEVISQHYRNNNSTNINHHNHNGNESSHTNNKALSKQEVPLGALSQGAYPPVRPPPVPARLDSFIATKNLENSKVHHHGTEFQPQQPQQQPRPYNRLHPQSHGLNAPRTETANPETGNSGFNSDPAYVAWRGSQQQQQQAQPPSYRPHLQPHNQTRVPLNPDYLFITDNKAASEQQKSANILSRSPPRGTSQPEHLKPRQSSSSGGCNGDHHNKPSGSTSHFEGQRKRVHSAHDWLGPEPARAASPWNAGQSFINSSIQHKGQFYFVTGVCKLSESGMRTHSASVCGSEAGSETSTVLERHQLREKERCHSTMDNLFRPLKESSRSSSDMIPDGREDLISRNQDQENHKPSLLLTQSSRSFDSLEEIDMMQSREIGRHTANNPIFYCGPDRNCSPHSSTQTKEVTSLISNEQPNHHKRDEQAKRGKRQPLGDVASEKINKETTPLLYHLTGASRAALQPKKDTDFSIKGKEAILNKTGHGDVALNDKERPPQGDTSKNDQGEDISVACNTLDDSFKKYYKEKLKDAQSKVLRETSFKRRDLQLSWPHRIRQKPELRPTVIHAFSSSQDSETSTETLTPSVTSEETERGSIKEEVKESEMEMDKETEKEKGRSANVAQPQVARIGGRKRLTQEQKKMCYSEPEKLHQLGGAPNHSACRSFGNESESLFAVECEGEERTQQGEQGLVAARRKMFEKRGRALSASSASKTNLKHVQHKALVEYMERKTGQKVAEPQQPVSQLPPPPRQRHSLGEKPFDWGPRPLSASHEGKNTKKKLHRPHSAGRILDSSTSSIRYAQFFSAQSCSGQYAGQSNQPRWRESQGPSQGKSASVESLLDQPEPPNFFRNRSTSTPHAFQAHDFETDPLPVNTMETWSPQNNVTEDPLVTSVPEGHQRVRVVAQRGKSMEELGASKLTRPSALSKSSEQLDQLWRHSSGSGGPGGDKRNVSFLAEVREAQGQERGRKKQYVLDQAGKEVGQKNTQGQPQNHTQKKSPLKQNSEPVLCSVEDAGPFTTAGTRNLSRSTSPASCSSSRARVHSASPGSHGPVTDEIRSSRPPSETSSNPPSPRGQETSEREIKSTSSTPTQTKLPCEKRLSSSRVSASSVPGLDREQSVDEPSNDALPPDSKHEVSLSCGVTTDPSLWMLPPEEEIKEEVQNPPLTDNVFDDESSSSAPPTQTSETSVSPCTSVSDADISQQVEEEKNPEMEDERLGENQEMEERGTPEGETESLERPVERPQWEELVEAVVKADESLARVLYPLANRKTALMLMEQLLSEDTLLMEEHYKKKQEQRGAAESTETAEAAEPASCPSAPDSLKPQCTEPQSKADITEKKRLLVSFIEDRLRALEEINGALQAEIQENVSRGEALEVLVRERCLPMELERYNLFIGDLERVVSLLLCLSARLARVQNALSTVDQHTDAEEKQSLDSRHRLLCKQREDAKDLKDNLDRRENLVSTFLTRQLSAEQLQDYRRFVQTKASLLIRQKDLEEKQRLGEEQLEALSNSLHL, encoded by the exons ATGGATTCCTACAACTTCCACTTTGAGAGAATGAGCAACGTAGACCTGCATCCTCTGAGCCTGCCTGTCAGCCGGCTCTCCCCAGCCAAGTCCAACAGCAGCATCGTCGACCAATTTGCCCACCACCAACACGGCAAAGGAGACTCTGCCTACAGCTCCTTCTCTGGTGGGTCCACTGCCCCAGACTACCCTTCTCCCTTCCTGCCAGATGACCTGCAGTCCAGCTCCTTCAGCCACTATGCTGATCTTAAGTATGTAAAGTCTATTTACCACCCCAATCAGGTTCTGCAGTCTGACTCAAAGACCATGGACCAGTTCTATCGCTCTGTGGAAGTTATCTCACAACACTATCGCAATAATAACAGCACCAACATAAACCACCACAACCACAATGGCAATGAAAGTTCCCATACCAACAACAAAGCACTCTCTAAACAAGAGGTGCCTTTGGGGGCTCTGTCCCAAGGTGCTTACCCTCCTGTCCGTCCTCCTCCAGTCCCAGCACGCCTGGATAGTTTCATAGCCACAAAAAACTTGGAGAACAGCAAGGTCCACCACCATGGTACTGAATTTCAACCGCAGCAGCCACAGCAACAGCCCAGACCCTACAATCGACTCCATCCACAGTCACATGGTCTGAATGCTCCAAGGACTGAGACTGCAAACCCAGAAACAGGCAACTCTGGCTTCAATTCTGACCCAGCATACGTAGCTTGGAGGGGCTctcaacagcaacagcagcaggcgCAGCCACCGAGCTACCGCCCACACCTCCAGCCTCATAATCAGACCAGGGTGCCGTTGAACCCAGACTACCTTTTCATCACAGATAACAAAGCTGCCTCTGAGCAGCAGAAGTCAGCCAACATCCTAAGCCGATCACCTCCCCGAGGCACAAGTCAGCCTGAGCACCTGAAACCCAGACAGTCATCAAGCAGTGGTGGATGCAACGGAGACCATCATAACAAGCCCAGTGGTAGCACTAGCCATTTTGAGGGTCAGCGCAAAAGGGTGCACTCAGCTCATGACTGGCTTGGTCCAGAGCCAGCCCGAGCCGCTAGCCCCTGGAATGCTGGTCAGAGCTTTATCAACAGCAGCATCCAGCATAAGGGTCAGTTCTACTTTGTCACGGGAGTGTGTAAGCTGTCTGAATCTGGTATGAGGACACactctgcatctgtgtgtgggTCTGAGGCTGGCAGCGAGACCTCCACTGTGTTGGAGAGACATCAGctaagagaaaaagaaagatgccACAGTACGATGGATAATTTGTTTAGACCTCTCAAAGAGAGTTCTCGCTCCTCCAGTGATATGATACCAGATGGGAGAGAGGACCTGATCTCCAGGAACCAGGATCAGGAGAATCACAAACCATCCCTCCTCTTGACGCAATCCTCTCGAAGCTTCGACTCCTTAGAGGAAATTGACATGATGCAGAGTCGAGAGATTGGCCGCCACACCGCCAACAATCCTATATTCTACTGTGGACCTGACAGAAACTGCTCCCCGCATTCAAGCACACAAACGAAGGAAGTCACCTCACTGATCAGCAATGAACAGCCCAATCACCACAAAAGAGATGAGCAGGCAAAGAGAGGGAAAAGGCAGCCATTGGGGGATGTAGCCAGCGAGAagataaacaaagaaacaactcCGCTTCTGTACCACCTCACCGGAGCCAGTAGGGCAGCGTTACAGCCAAAAAAGGATACTGATTTCAGTATAAAAGGCAAGGAAGCAATCTTAAACAAAACTGGTCATGGAGATGTGGCTCTTAACGATAAGGAGAGACCTCCACAAGGTGACACGAGCAAGAACGATCAAGGGGAAGATATCTCTGTTGCCTGTAACACCCTGGatgactcatttaaaaagtaCTATAAAGAGAAGCTAAAGGATGCCCAGTCTAAAGTCCTGAGGGAGACGTCATTTAAAAGGCGGGACCTGCAGCTCTCGTGGCCACACCGAATCAGGCAAAAACCCGAGCTGAGGCCTACAGTGATTCATGCTTTCTCCTCATCACAGGACTCTGAGACTTCCACAGAAACCCTCACACCCTCTGTGACctctgaggagacagagagggggagcATAAAGGAAGAAGTAAAGGAGAGTGAGATGGAGATGGACAAAGAgactgaaaaggaaaaagggaggTCAGCAAATGTGGCCCAGCCCCAGGTGGCGCGCATCGGAGGCAGGAAGCGATTAACTCAAGAGCAGAAGAAGATGTGCTACTCTGAACCGGAAAAACTCCACCAGCTCGGTGGTGCCCCCAACCACTCCGCTTGCCGCTCCTTTGGCAATGAAAGCGAAAGCCTGTTTGCAGTTGAGTGTGAAGGAGAGGAACGTACACAGCAAGGAGAGCAGGGACTGGTTGCGGCACGGAGGAAGATGTTTGAGAAGAGAGGTCGAGCCCTTTCAGCCTCTAGCGCCTCAAAGACCAACCTAAAACATGTGCAACACAAGGCGCTGGTGGAGTACATGGAGCGTAAGACGGGGCAGAAAGTGGCTGAGCCCCAGCAACCAGTGTCTCAGTTACCACCTCCACCCAGACAGAGACACTCTCTGGGTGAAAAACCATTTGACTGGGGTCCCAGACCTCTATCAGCAAGTCATGAAGGCAAAAACACCAAGAAAAAACTCCACAGACCCCACTCTGCAGGGCGCATCCTTGATTCCTCTACCAGCTCCATCAG GTATGCCCAGTTCTTCTCAGCACAGTCTTGTTCAGGCCAATATGCCGGCCAGTCGAATCAACCCAGATGGAGGGAGAGCCAAGGTCCATCTCAGGGGAAGTCTGCCTCAGTGGAGAGTCTCTTGGACCAGCCAGAACCACCTAATTTCTTCAGGAACAGATCCACATCCACTCCACATGCATTTCAG GCACATGACTTTGAGACAGATCCATTACCAGTTAATACTATGGAAACCTGGAG TCCCCAGAACAACGTTACCGAGGACCCCTTGGTAACATCAGTCCCTGAGGGCCATCAGCGTGTCCGTGTGGTTGCACAGAGGGGGAAGTCCATGGAAGAGCTTGGGGCATCAAAGTTAACAAGACCGTCAGCCCTGAGTAAAAGTTCTGAGCAGCTGGATCAACTGTGGAGACATTCAAGTGGATCAGGAGGGCCGGGCGGAGATAAAAGGAATGTTTCATTCCTTGCTGAAGTCAGAGAAGCCCAGGGGcaggaaagagggaggaagaaacaATATGTGTTGGATCAAGCAGGAAAAGAAGTTGGTCAGAAGAACACTCAGGGACAGCCACAAAACCATACTCAGAAAAAGTCCCCGTTGAAGCAGAACTCAGAACCAGTACTGTGCAGTGTGGAGGACGCCGGGCCTTTCACCACAGCAGGAACAAGAAACTTGAGCAGATCCACCTCCCCggcctcctgctcctcttctcGGGCCAGGGTTCACTCTGCATCTCCTGGATCCCATGGCCCTGTCACAGATGAGATCAGGTCTAGTAGACCGCCCAGTGAGACTTCTTCTAATCCACCTTCCCCCAGAGGTCAAGAGACCAGTGAGAGGGAGATCAAATCCACCTCATCCACACCCACCCAGACAAAGCTTCCTTGTGAAAAAAGGCTGAGCTCCAG TAGAGTCAGTGCTTCTTCTGTACCTGGATTGGACCGCGAGCAGTCGGTGGATGAACCAAGCAATGACGCCCTACCGCCTGATTCAAAGCACGAAGTGTCTCTGAGCTGTGGCGTAACCACAGATCCATCATTGTGGATGCTCCCTCCAGAAGAAGAGATCAAAGAAGAAGTCCAGAATCCACCGCTGACAGACAACGTATTTGATGACGAGTCCTCAAGCTCGGCCCCTCCTACGCAGACAAGCGAAACCTCTGTGTCTCCCTGCACCTCAGTGTCCGACGCAGACATCAGTCAGCAGgtggaagaggagaaaaatccAGAAATGGAAGATGAGAGGTTGGGAGAAAAccaggagatggaggagaggggaacaccagagggagagacagagagcttGGAGAGGCCTGTTGAGAGACCTCAGTGGGAGGAGCTTGTAGAAGCGGTGGTCAAGGCGGACGAATCACTGGCCAGAGTGCTGTACCCACTAGCCAATCGTAAGACGGCACTGATGCTGAtggagcagctgctgtcagaggaCACGCTGCTGATGGAGGAGCACTACAAGAAGAaacaggagcagagaggagctgcagaaAG caCTGAGACCGCGGAAGCGGCCGAACCAGCTTCTTGTCCTTCTGCTCCTGACAGCCTTAAACCTCAGTGTACAGAGCCGCAGAGCAAAGCTGACATCACTGAGAAGAAG CGTCTATTAGTGTCTTTCATCGAGGATCGTCTACGTGCACTCGAAGAAATTAATGGCGCCCTCCAAGCAGAGATTCAGGAGAACGTGTCCCGCGGGGAGGCGCTGGAGGTGCTGGTCCGAGAGCGCTGTCTGCCCATGGAGCTGGAGAGGTACAACCTGTTCATAGGAGACCTGGAGAGGGTGGTCAGCCTGCTGTTGTGCCTCTCTGCTCGGCTGGCCAGGGTACAGAACGCCCTGAGCACGGTGGACCAGCACACAGACGCCGAGGAGAAG
- the shroom1 gene encoding protein Shroom1 isoform X2, whose protein sequence is MDSYNFHFERMSNVDLHPLSLPVSRLSPAKSNSSIVDQFAHHQHGKGDSAYSSFSGGSTAPDYPSPFLPDDLQSSSFSHYADLKYVKSIYHPNQVLQSDSKTMDQFYRSVEVISQHYRNNNSTNINHHNHNGNESSHTNNKALSKQEVPLGALSQGAYPPVRPPPVPARLDSFIATKNLENSKVHHHGTEFQPQQPQQQPRPYNRLHPQSHGLNAPRTETANPETGNSGFNSDPAYVAWRGSQQQQQQAQPPSYRPHLQPHNQTRVPLNPDYLFITDNKAASEQQKSANILSRSPPRGTSQPEHLKPRQSSSSGGCNGDHHNKPSGSTSHFEGQRKRVHSAHDWLGPEPARAASPWNAGQSFINSSIQHKGQFYFVTGVCKLSESGMRTHSASVCGSEAGSETSTVLERHQLREKERCHSTMDNLFRPLKESSRSSSDMIPDGREDLISRNQDQENHKPSLLLTQSSRSFDSLEEIDMMQSREIGRHTANNPIFYCGPDRNCSPHSSTQTKEVTSLISNEQPNHHKRDEQAKRGKRQPLGDVASEKINKETTPLLYHLTGASRAALQPKKDTDFSIKGKEAILNKTGHGDVALNDKERPPQGDTSKNDQGEDISVACNTLDDSFKKYYKEKLKDAQSKVLRETSFKRRDLQLSWPHRIRQKPELRPTVIHAFSSSQDSETSTETLTPSVTSEETERGSIKEEVKESEMEMDKETEKEKGRSANVAQPQVARIGGRKRLTQEQKKMCYSEPEKLHQLGGAPNHSACRSFGNESESLFAVECEGEERTQQGEQGLVAARRKMFEKRGRALSASSASKTNLKHVQHKALVEYMERKTGQKVAEPQQPVSQLPPPPRQRHSLGEKPFDWGPRPLSASHEGKNTKKKLHRPHSAGRILDSSTSSIRYAQFFSAQSCSGQYAGQSNQPRWRESQGPSQGKSASVESLLDQPEPPNFFRNRSTSTPHAFQAHDFETDPLPVNTMETWSPQNNVTEDPLVTSVPEGHQRVRVVAQRGKSMEELGASKLTRPSALSKSSEQLDQLWRHSSGSGGPGGDKRNVSFLAEVREAQGQERGRKKQYVLDQAGKEVGQKNTQGQPQNHTQKKSPLKQNSEPVLCSVEDAGPFTTAGTRNLSRSTSPASCSSSRARVHSASPGSHGPVTDEIRSSRPPSETSSNPPSPRGQETSEREIKSTSSTPTQTKLPCEKRLSSRVSASSVPGLDREQSVDEPSNDALPPDSKHEVSLSCGVTTDPSLWMLPPEEEIKEEVQNPPLTDNVFDDESSSSAPPTQTSETSVSPCTSVSDADISQQVEEEKNPEMEDERLGENQEMEERGTPEGETESLERPVERPQWEELVEAVVKADESLARVLYPLANRKTALMLMEQLLSEDTLLMEEHYKKKQEQRGAAESTETAEAAEPASCPSAPDSLKPQCTEPQSKADITEKKRLLVSFIEDRLRALEEINGALQAEIQENVSRGEALEVLVRERCLPMELERYNLFIGDLERVVSLLLCLSARLARVQNALSTVDQHTDAEEKQSLDSRHRLLCKQREDAKDLKDNLDRRENLVSTFLTRQLSAEQLQDYRRFVQTKASLLIRQKDLEEKQRLGEEQLEALSNSLHL, encoded by the exons ATGGATTCCTACAACTTCCACTTTGAGAGAATGAGCAACGTAGACCTGCATCCTCTGAGCCTGCCTGTCAGCCGGCTCTCCCCAGCCAAGTCCAACAGCAGCATCGTCGACCAATTTGCCCACCACCAACACGGCAAAGGAGACTCTGCCTACAGCTCCTTCTCTGGTGGGTCCACTGCCCCAGACTACCCTTCTCCCTTCCTGCCAGATGACCTGCAGTCCAGCTCCTTCAGCCACTATGCTGATCTTAAGTATGTAAAGTCTATTTACCACCCCAATCAGGTTCTGCAGTCTGACTCAAAGACCATGGACCAGTTCTATCGCTCTGTGGAAGTTATCTCACAACACTATCGCAATAATAACAGCACCAACATAAACCACCACAACCACAATGGCAATGAAAGTTCCCATACCAACAACAAAGCACTCTCTAAACAAGAGGTGCCTTTGGGGGCTCTGTCCCAAGGTGCTTACCCTCCTGTCCGTCCTCCTCCAGTCCCAGCACGCCTGGATAGTTTCATAGCCACAAAAAACTTGGAGAACAGCAAGGTCCACCACCATGGTACTGAATTTCAACCGCAGCAGCCACAGCAACAGCCCAGACCCTACAATCGACTCCATCCACAGTCACATGGTCTGAATGCTCCAAGGACTGAGACTGCAAACCCAGAAACAGGCAACTCTGGCTTCAATTCTGACCCAGCATACGTAGCTTGGAGGGGCTctcaacagcaacagcagcaggcgCAGCCACCGAGCTACCGCCCACACCTCCAGCCTCATAATCAGACCAGGGTGCCGTTGAACCCAGACTACCTTTTCATCACAGATAACAAAGCTGCCTCTGAGCAGCAGAAGTCAGCCAACATCCTAAGCCGATCACCTCCCCGAGGCACAAGTCAGCCTGAGCACCTGAAACCCAGACAGTCATCAAGCAGTGGTGGATGCAACGGAGACCATCATAACAAGCCCAGTGGTAGCACTAGCCATTTTGAGGGTCAGCGCAAAAGGGTGCACTCAGCTCATGACTGGCTTGGTCCAGAGCCAGCCCGAGCCGCTAGCCCCTGGAATGCTGGTCAGAGCTTTATCAACAGCAGCATCCAGCATAAGGGTCAGTTCTACTTTGTCACGGGAGTGTGTAAGCTGTCTGAATCTGGTATGAGGACACactctgcatctgtgtgtgggTCTGAGGCTGGCAGCGAGACCTCCACTGTGTTGGAGAGACATCAGctaagagaaaaagaaagatgccACAGTACGATGGATAATTTGTTTAGACCTCTCAAAGAGAGTTCTCGCTCCTCCAGTGATATGATACCAGATGGGAGAGAGGACCTGATCTCCAGGAACCAGGATCAGGAGAATCACAAACCATCCCTCCTCTTGACGCAATCCTCTCGAAGCTTCGACTCCTTAGAGGAAATTGACATGATGCAGAGTCGAGAGATTGGCCGCCACACCGCCAACAATCCTATATTCTACTGTGGACCTGACAGAAACTGCTCCCCGCATTCAAGCACACAAACGAAGGAAGTCACCTCACTGATCAGCAATGAACAGCCCAATCACCACAAAAGAGATGAGCAGGCAAAGAGAGGGAAAAGGCAGCCATTGGGGGATGTAGCCAGCGAGAagataaacaaagaaacaactcCGCTTCTGTACCACCTCACCGGAGCCAGTAGGGCAGCGTTACAGCCAAAAAAGGATACTGATTTCAGTATAAAAGGCAAGGAAGCAATCTTAAACAAAACTGGTCATGGAGATGTGGCTCTTAACGATAAGGAGAGACCTCCACAAGGTGACACGAGCAAGAACGATCAAGGGGAAGATATCTCTGTTGCCTGTAACACCCTGGatgactcatttaaaaagtaCTATAAAGAGAAGCTAAAGGATGCCCAGTCTAAAGTCCTGAGGGAGACGTCATTTAAAAGGCGGGACCTGCAGCTCTCGTGGCCACACCGAATCAGGCAAAAACCCGAGCTGAGGCCTACAGTGATTCATGCTTTCTCCTCATCACAGGACTCTGAGACTTCCACAGAAACCCTCACACCCTCTGTGACctctgaggagacagagagggggagcATAAAGGAAGAAGTAAAGGAGAGTGAGATGGAGATGGACAAAGAgactgaaaaggaaaaagggaggTCAGCAAATGTGGCCCAGCCCCAGGTGGCGCGCATCGGAGGCAGGAAGCGATTAACTCAAGAGCAGAAGAAGATGTGCTACTCTGAACCGGAAAAACTCCACCAGCTCGGTGGTGCCCCCAACCACTCCGCTTGCCGCTCCTTTGGCAATGAAAGCGAAAGCCTGTTTGCAGTTGAGTGTGAAGGAGAGGAACGTACACAGCAAGGAGAGCAGGGACTGGTTGCGGCACGGAGGAAGATGTTTGAGAAGAGAGGTCGAGCCCTTTCAGCCTCTAGCGCCTCAAAGACCAACCTAAAACATGTGCAACACAAGGCGCTGGTGGAGTACATGGAGCGTAAGACGGGGCAGAAAGTGGCTGAGCCCCAGCAACCAGTGTCTCAGTTACCACCTCCACCCAGACAGAGACACTCTCTGGGTGAAAAACCATTTGACTGGGGTCCCAGACCTCTATCAGCAAGTCATGAAGGCAAAAACACCAAGAAAAAACTCCACAGACCCCACTCTGCAGGGCGCATCCTTGATTCCTCTACCAGCTCCATCAG GTATGCCCAGTTCTTCTCAGCACAGTCTTGTTCAGGCCAATATGCCGGCCAGTCGAATCAACCCAGATGGAGGGAGAGCCAAGGTCCATCTCAGGGGAAGTCTGCCTCAGTGGAGAGTCTCTTGGACCAGCCAGAACCACCTAATTTCTTCAGGAACAGATCCACATCCACTCCACATGCATTTCAG GCACATGACTTTGAGACAGATCCATTACCAGTTAATACTATGGAAACCTGGAG TCCCCAGAACAACGTTACCGAGGACCCCTTGGTAACATCAGTCCCTGAGGGCCATCAGCGTGTCCGTGTGGTTGCACAGAGGGGGAAGTCCATGGAAGAGCTTGGGGCATCAAAGTTAACAAGACCGTCAGCCCTGAGTAAAAGTTCTGAGCAGCTGGATCAACTGTGGAGACATTCAAGTGGATCAGGAGGGCCGGGCGGAGATAAAAGGAATGTTTCATTCCTTGCTGAAGTCAGAGAAGCCCAGGGGcaggaaagagggaggaagaaacaATATGTGTTGGATCAAGCAGGAAAAGAAGTTGGTCAGAAGAACACTCAGGGACAGCCACAAAACCATACTCAGAAAAAGTCCCCGTTGAAGCAGAACTCAGAACCAGTACTGTGCAGTGTGGAGGACGCCGGGCCTTTCACCACAGCAGGAACAAGAAACTTGAGCAGATCCACCTCCCCggcctcctgctcctcttctcGGGCCAGGGTTCACTCTGCATCTCCTGGATCCCATGGCCCTGTCACAGATGAGATCAGGTCTAGTAGACCGCCCAGTGAGACTTCTTCTAATCCACCTTCCCCCAGAGGTCAAGAGACCAGTGAGAGGGAGATCAAATCCACCTCATCCACACCCACCCAGACAAAGCTTCCTTGTGAAAAAAGGCTGAGCTCCAG AGTCAGTGCTTCTTCTGTACCTGGATTGGACCGCGAGCAGTCGGTGGATGAACCAAGCAATGACGCCCTACCGCCTGATTCAAAGCACGAAGTGTCTCTGAGCTGTGGCGTAACCACAGATCCATCATTGTGGATGCTCCCTCCAGAAGAAGAGATCAAAGAAGAAGTCCAGAATCCACCGCTGACAGACAACGTATTTGATGACGAGTCCTCAAGCTCGGCCCCTCCTACGCAGACAAGCGAAACCTCTGTGTCTCCCTGCACCTCAGTGTCCGACGCAGACATCAGTCAGCAGgtggaagaggagaaaaatccAGAAATGGAAGATGAGAGGTTGGGAGAAAAccaggagatggaggagaggggaacaccagagggagagacagagagcttGGAGAGGCCTGTTGAGAGACCTCAGTGGGAGGAGCTTGTAGAAGCGGTGGTCAAGGCGGACGAATCACTGGCCAGAGTGCTGTACCCACTAGCCAATCGTAAGACGGCACTGATGCTGAtggagcagctgctgtcagaggaCACGCTGCTGATGGAGGAGCACTACAAGAAGAaacaggagcagagaggagctgcagaaAG caCTGAGACCGCGGAAGCGGCCGAACCAGCTTCTTGTCCTTCTGCTCCTGACAGCCTTAAACCTCAGTGTACAGAGCCGCAGAGCAAAGCTGACATCACTGAGAAGAAG CGTCTATTAGTGTCTTTCATCGAGGATCGTCTACGTGCACTCGAAGAAATTAATGGCGCCCTCCAAGCAGAGATTCAGGAGAACGTGTCCCGCGGGGAGGCGCTGGAGGTGCTGGTCCGAGAGCGCTGTCTGCCCATGGAGCTGGAGAGGTACAACCTGTTCATAGGAGACCTGGAGAGGGTGGTCAGCCTGCTGTTGTGCCTCTCTGCTCGGCTGGCCAGGGTACAGAACGCCCTGAGCACGGTGGACCAGCACACAGACGCCGAGGAGAAG